The following are encoded in a window of Polynucleobacter sp. VK25 genomic DNA:
- the lptF gene encoding LPS export ABC transporter permease LptF, with translation MIFKQALRRELSFTTGGVFLVLVTIMVTTLVIRILGFAANGAVNPEDALVLIALATLGYLAVLLTVSLFVATLIVLVRWYKDSEMIVWFASGLSVTNLIRPILQFATPLIIVIALLALFVWPWANRESTLISQRFQQRDDVSMVSSGQFKESAKAERVFFIEELDVDKSEVKNIFVADSKNGRLSIAVSSSGYIQNSAGGEKSIVLHNGRRYEGQPTQPDFRILEFDEYSTKIRSKETLAPAPRDREKTITELINEPNPAFTNPNRAELLWRIGLPLMALGLVLIAIPLAYVNPRLGNYTAMFYAVLIYLIYSNLLNLTQNFVSQGKVSVFVAIWPIHLLALLIATALIRNRINPSLKWWLRQLPASMVKK, from the coding sequence ATGATTTTTAAACAGGCCCTTCGCCGTGAACTCAGTTTTACAACTGGCGGGGTCTTTTTGGTCTTAGTCACCATTATGGTGACTACCTTGGTGATCCGGATTTTGGGCTTTGCCGCTAATGGCGCAGTCAATCCAGAAGATGCGCTCGTATTAATTGCCCTGGCTACCTTGGGATATCTCGCCGTTCTTTTAACGGTCTCTTTATTTGTTGCAACGCTGATAGTTTTAGTTCGCTGGTACAAAGATTCAGAGATGATCGTTTGGTTTGCTAGCGGCTTAAGCGTGACAAATCTCATTCGCCCTATTCTGCAATTTGCTACGCCTCTCATTATTGTGATTGCCTTGCTTGCCCTTTTTGTTTGGCCATGGGCAAATCGTGAGTCCACTTTAATTAGTCAGCGCTTTCAACAACGCGATGACGTATCGATGGTGAGCTCTGGACAATTTAAAGAATCCGCAAAAGCAGAACGCGTCTTTTTTATTGAAGAGCTCGATGTTGATAAAAGTGAAGTTAAAAATATCTTTGTTGCCGACTCCAAGAATGGTCGCTTAAGCATTGCCGTTTCATCAAGTGGCTATATCCAAAACTCTGCAGGTGGCGAGAAATCGATCGTGCTGCATAACGGCAGACGCTATGAGGGGCAACCTACTCAGCCCGATTTTAGGATTCTCGAATTCGATGAATACAGCACCAAGATCCGCAGTAAAGAGACCTTAGCGCCAGCGCCACGCGATCGCGAGAAGACAATCACCGAGCTTATAAACGAGCCTAATCCGGCATTCACCAATCCCAATCGCGCAGAATTGCTGTGGCGTATTGGTCTACCGCTGATGGCGCTTGGTCTGGTACTGATTGCCATTCCCCTTGCTTACGTAAATCCGCGCCTAGGTAATTACACAGCGATGTTCTATGCGGTCTTGATTTATTTGATTTACAGCAACTTACTAAATCTCACGCAGAATTTTGTATCACAAGGCAAGGTCAGCGTGTTTGTTGCCATCTGGCCGATTCATTTGCTTGCTCTCTTGATTGCTACAGCCTTAATTCGCAATCGTATTAATCCTTCGCTGAAGTGGTGGCTTCGTCAATTACCCGCTTCAATGGTTAAGAAATGA
- the lptG gene encoding LPS export ABC transporter permease LptG: protein MKLLFPFIYERYLAKQIYAAFGFILFALVALFLFFDILSELGSVQGAYTLPLALLHVLLKAPSRISEIIPIAGLIGSIYVFAMLASQSEFTILRIAGLDVKRGLITLTKISLPLIALTLIMSEWVGPYTEAKSDQIRMKAMGSAYSSQFRTGVWVKDRLRDEDGSGPVRPGVRYVNVGKVDKDNEIRNIRMYEFDDTYHLLSIRSAASGHFDETGVWVLNDVTETRFKETKQSDPLNPVFSAQTFTHPIVSLESEVTPQILSVLLISPEKMSIVSLGRFISHLRDNKQDAQRHSIAFWKKVVYPFTIFVMLTLALPFAYLKVRAGSVGIKVFGGIMLGMSFQLFNSLFSNVGLLGSWPALLTALTPPLLYFLLAILGLRWVSKA, encoded by the coding sequence ATGAAATTACTCTTTCCTTTCATTTATGAGCGCTATCTAGCCAAGCAGATCTATGCTGCTTTTGGTTTTATCTTATTTGCTTTAGTTGCACTCTTCTTATTCTTTGATATCTTGAGTGAACTTGGCTCTGTCCAAGGTGCCTACACACTTCCCTTGGCGCTACTGCACGTTCTTTTAAAAGCACCTAGCCGCATCTCCGAGATTATTCCAATTGCAGGCTTAATTGGCAGCATCTATGTATTTGCCATGCTAGCTAGCCAGTCTGAATTCACGATTTTGCGTATCGCCGGACTGGACGTTAAGCGCGGCCTAATTACCCTAACCAAAATCTCTTTGCCTTTGATTGCACTAACCCTCATCATGAGCGAATGGGTTGGCCCTTACACCGAGGCCAAGTCCGATCAGATCCGCATGAAAGCCATGGGTTCTGCCTACTCTTCTCAGTTTAGAACGGGTGTTTGGGTAAAAGATCGTTTGCGTGATGAAGATGGCAGTGGTCCAGTTCGCCCCGGCGTACGCTATGTCAACGTTGGCAAGGTCGACAAAGATAATGAAATTCGCAATATCCGTATGTATGAGTTTGACGACACATACCACCTCCTCTCGATTCGGAGCGCAGCCTCTGGGCACTTTGATGAAACAGGTGTCTGGGTTTTAAATGATGTGACAGAAACTCGCTTTAAAGAAACCAAGCAGTCCGATCCATTGAATCCTGTTTTTTCTGCGCAAACTTTTACGCATCCTATTGTGTCCTTGGAGTCTGAGGTCACCCCACAAATTTTGAGCGTACTGTTAATTAGTCCTGAAAAAATGTCGATCGTGAGTTTAGGTCGCTTTATTTCACATCTACGTGATAACAAACAGGATGCTCAGCGCCACTCAATCGCTTTCTGGAAAAAAGTGGTTTACCCATTCACTATTTTTGTGATGCTCACACTAGCCCTACCTTTCGCCTATTTGAAGGTTCGAGCCGGTAGTGTTGGCATTAAGGTATTCGGCGGCATCATGCTGGGGATGAGCTTCCAGCTCTTTAACTCTCTGTTCTCGAATGTGGGGCTCCTGGGTTCTTGGCCAGCACTCCTCACAGCCCTCACCCCGCCACTGCTGTACTTCCTATTGGCGATCCTTGGACTGCGTTGGGTTTCCAAGGCTTAA
- a CDS encoding CysB family HTH-type transcriptional regulator: protein MNLHQFRFVREAVRQNFNLTTAAKALFTSQPGVSKAIIELEDELGVEIFRRHGKRIRSLTEPGKRILSSIERILDEVETLKRVGKDFASQDQGSFVIATTHTQARYALPKVLTEFTKRFPKVKVSIQQGSPGQIAELLTHDRADIAIATEGIANTPGVLALPGYQWQHVLMVPLSHPLLNQATLTLEEIAKYPIITYDKAFAGRSKIDAAFAQRNITPDIILEAIDADVIKTYVETGMGIGIVAGHAYDPDRDRNLKVIPAGHLFGNNVTHLGVKQGAYLRSFVYTFIELFSPTLTKKIVEQAMNNESETYEI, encoded by the coding sequence ATGAATCTTCATCAATTCCGTTTTGTACGGGAAGCTGTTAGACAGAACTTCAACTTAACGACCGCTGCAAAGGCGCTCTTTACCTCCCAGCCTGGTGTATCTAAGGCGATCATTGAGTTGGAAGATGAGCTGGGCGTAGAGATCTTTCGTCGTCATGGCAAACGCATTCGCTCTCTGACCGAGCCTGGCAAACGCATTTTGAGTTCGATTGAGCGCATTCTTGATGAAGTAGAAACACTCAAAAGAGTAGGCAAAGATTTTGCCAGCCAAGACCAAGGTAGCTTTGTGATTGCGACTACGCATACACAAGCGCGCTATGCACTTCCGAAAGTGCTTACTGAATTTACAAAACGCTTTCCAAAAGTGAAGGTCAGCATTCAGCAAGGAAGTCCAGGCCAAATTGCTGAGTTACTCACACACGATCGCGCTGATATTGCGATTGCAACTGAGGGTATTGCTAATACCCCTGGCGTCCTGGCGCTACCTGGCTATCAATGGCAACACGTGCTCATGGTGCCGTTGAGTCACCCGCTCCTCAACCAAGCAACGCTTACGCTTGAAGAGATTGCCAAGTACCCCATCATTACCTATGACAAAGCCTTCGCAGGTCGAAGCAAGATTGATGCTGCCTTTGCACAAAGAAACATCACACCCGATATTATTTTGGAAGCGATTGATGCCGACGTCATTAAGACCTATGTAGAAACAGGTATGGGCATTGGTATTGTTGCTGGTCATGCTTACGATCCGGACAGAGATCGCAATCTCAAAGTGATCCCTGCGGGACATCTGTTTGGCAACAACGTGACCCATCTCGGCGTTAAGCAAGGCGCTTACCTCAGATCCTTTGTTTACACCTTCATTGAGCTCTTCTCACCCACACTCACGAAGAAGATTGTTGAGCAAGCCATGAATAACGAGTCAGAGACTTACGAAATCTAG
- a CDS encoding YebC/PmpR family DNA-binding transcriptional regulator, whose product MAGHSKWANIQHRKGRQDEKRGKIWTKLIKEITVAAKLGGGDIATNPRLRLAIDKAKDSNMPNDNVQRAIQRGTGSLEGVNYEEIRYEGYGINGAAIIVDCLTDNRTRTVAEVRHAFNKNGGNMGTEGSVAFLFKHCGQMLFAPGTSEDQLMEVALDAGAEDVITHDDGSLEVLSPVPDFSKVQDAIGKAGLKPELATVAMRPETEIALEGDQAESMQKLLDALENLDDVQEVFTNAAL is encoded by the coding sequence ATGGCCGGCCATTCGAAATGGGCCAATATTCAACACCGCAAAGGTCGTCAGGACGAAAAACGCGGCAAGATTTGGACCAAACTCATTAAAGAAATTACCGTAGCCGCCAAATTAGGTGGTGGCGATATCGCTACAAACCCACGTTTACGCCTGGCTATTGATAAAGCCAAAGATTCCAACATGCCAAACGACAACGTACAAAGAGCGATTCAACGCGGCACTGGCTCGCTTGAAGGCGTGAACTACGAAGAGATTCGTTACGAAGGTTATGGCATTAATGGCGCGGCCATCATTGTGGATTGCTTAACCGATAACCGCACTCGTACTGTCGCAGAAGTTCGCCATGCTTTTAATAAAAATGGCGGCAATATGGGTACAGAAGGTTCTGTTGCTTTCTTGTTCAAGCATTGTGGACAGATGTTGTTTGCCCCAGGCACCAGCGAAGACCAGTTGATGGAAGTTGCTTTAGATGCTGGTGCTGAAGATGTTATTACGCATGATGATGGATCTTTAGAAGTGCTCTCTCCTGTTCCTGATTTTTCTAAAGTGCAAGACGCCATTGGCAAGGCTGGTCTTAAGCCTGAACTGGCAACCGTTGCTATGCGTCCTGAGACAGAAATTGCCTTAGAGGGTGATCAAGCCGAAAGCATGCAGAAGTTATTAGATGCACTCGAGAACTTAGATGACGTTCAAGAAGTATTTACGAACGCCGCACTTTAA
- the purD gene encoding phosphoribosylamine--glycine ligase produces MKILLIGSGGREHALAWKLAQSPQVQKVYVAPGNGGTATAKQTDAGIENLPITGLQELADFAKREKIHLTVVGPEAPLAAGIVDVFRNNGLRIFGPTQLAAQLESSKDFSKAFMKRHGIPTADYQTFSNALEAHAYIDAKGAPIVIKADGLAAGKGVVVAMSLEEAHAAVDMMLADNKLGNVGARVVIEEFLTGEEASFIVLVDGKNVLALATSQDHKRLLDADQGPNTGGMGAYSPAPVVTPEIHARALREVIMPTVKGMQADGIPYTGFLYAGLMIAPDGKIKTLEFNCRMGDPETQPIMARLRSDLVNALDHAVDGTLNEVELEWDRRTALGVVLAAHNYPDTPRAGDVITGIPADTEDQITFHAGTKLQDGKVVTSGGRVMCVVGLADTVRGAQQKAYEAINHIKFDGMQYRKDIGYRAIK; encoded by the coding sequence ATGAAAATTCTACTAATCGGATCTGGCGGACGTGAACATGCGTTGGCCTGGAAGTTAGCCCAATCCCCCCAGGTACAAAAGGTATATGTTGCGCCAGGTAACGGTGGTACAGCTACCGCCAAGCAAACTGATGCAGGCATCGAGAATTTACCGATCACGGGACTGCAAGAGCTTGCTGACTTCGCCAAGCGCGAGAAGATTCATTTAACGGTTGTGGGACCAGAGGCTCCCCTTGCTGCTGGCATCGTCGATGTGTTCCGCAATAATGGCTTACGTATTTTTGGCCCAACGCAATTGGCTGCGCAACTAGAATCTTCTAAAGACTTTTCTAAAGCCTTTATGAAACGCCACGGCATTCCAACGGCGGATTACCAAACCTTCTCTAACGCATTAGAGGCGCACGCTTATATCGATGCAAAAGGCGCGCCAATTGTGATTAAGGCTGATGGTCTAGCCGCCGGCAAGGGTGTCGTAGTAGCTATGAGCCTGGAAGAGGCGCATGCTGCTGTTGACATGATGTTGGCAGACAACAAACTTGGTAATGTAGGCGCCCGAGTAGTCATAGAAGAATTTCTGACTGGTGAAGAAGCAAGTTTTATTGTTTTGGTCGATGGTAAAAATGTTTTGGCTTTAGCAACTAGCCAAGATCACAAACGTTTGCTCGATGCTGACCAAGGACCAAATACCGGCGGTATGGGTGCTTACTCCCCTGCTCCCGTGGTTACCCCAGAAATTCATGCACGTGCATTACGCGAAGTCATCATGCCAACCGTCAAGGGCATGCAAGCCGATGGCATTCCTTACACTGGTTTCTTATATGCAGGCTTGATGATTGCCCCAGATGGCAAGATCAAGACTTTGGAATTCAACTGCCGCATGGGTGACCCAGAAACCCAACCGATCATGGCCCGCTTGCGCAGCGATCTTGTCAATGCACTCGATCACGCGGTGGATGGCACTCTCAATGAAGTGGAATTGGAATGGGATCGCCGCACCGCGCTCGGCGTTGTGCTTGCTGCCCACAACTATCCTGATACTCCTCGTGCTGGTGATGTCATTACCGGCATCCCTGCTGACACTGAAGATCAAATCACCTTCCATGCGGGCACTAAATTGCAAGATGGCAAGGTAGTCACTTCTGGTGGTCGCGTTATGTGTGTTGTTGGACTTGCGGACACCGTTCGTGGGGCCCAGCAAAAAGCATATGAAGCAATCAATCACATCAAATTTGACGGAATGCAATATCGCAAAGATATTGGCTACCGCGCCATTAAATAA
- the hemF gene encoding oxygen-dependent coproporphyrinogen oxidase, producing MDIDALKEYFLGLQDRITSAMSTLDGKVFVADEWHKPEDSKLKGYGRTCILDGGNILEKGGVGFSHVRGDQMPPSASHHRPEIAGRSFEAMGVSLVFHPNNPKVPTTHMNVRCFIAQSPGKEPVWWFGGGFDLTPYYGVDEDCKHFHQTAKDALDPFGEELYPRFKKWCDEYFYLKHREEPRGIGGVFFDDFNELGFEKSFAMTRAVGDAFINAYLPIVKRRYQDSFTPEEKSFQEYRRGRYVEYNLIFDRGTIFGLHSGGRTESILMSMPPVVQWWYNWQPKPGTPEAKLYDYYLKPRDWLA from the coding sequence ATCGATATCGACGCCTTAAAGGAATATTTTTTAGGCCTGCAAGATCGCATTACCAGCGCCATGAGTACATTGGATGGCAAGGTCTTTGTTGCTGACGAGTGGCATAAACCTGAAGACAGCAAACTCAAGGGCTATGGTCGTACCTGTATTTTGGACGGCGGCAATATTCTTGAGAAAGGTGGCGTGGGGTTCTCGCACGTGCGAGGCGATCAAATGCCACCCTCAGCGTCGCATCATCGCCCAGAAATTGCAGGTCGTAGCTTTGAGGCAATGGGCGTCTCTTTGGTATTCCATCCAAATAATCCCAAAGTACCAACTACGCATATGAATGTGCGCTGCTTCATTGCCCAATCCCCAGGTAAAGAGCCGGTATGGTGGTTTGGTGGTGGCTTTGACCTCACTCCCTACTATGGCGTTGATGAAGACTGCAAACACTTTCATCAAACAGCTAAAGATGCGCTAGACCCGTTTGGGGAAGAGCTCTATCCTCGCTTTAAAAAGTGGTGTGATGAATACTTCTACCTAAAGCACCGCGAAGAACCACGCGGCATTGGTGGCGTTTTCTTTGATGACTTTAATGAGCTTGGCTTTGAAAAGAGTTTTGCGATGACTCGTGCAGTTGGCGATGCATTTATTAACGCTTACCTCCCAATCGTGAAACGTCGCTATCAAGACAGCTTTACGCCAGAAGAGAAGTCCTTCCAAGAATATCGTCGTGGTCGTTATGTGGAATACAACCTCATCTTTGATAGAGGGACCATCTTTGGTTTGCACTCAGGTGGTCGCACCGAATCCATCCTAATGTCGATGCCACCAGTGGTTCAGTGGTGGTACAACTGGCAACCGAAGCCTGGCACACCTGAAGCCAAGCTTTATGACTACTACCTTAAGCCACGCGATTGGCTAGCGTGA
- a CDS encoding nicotinate-nucleotide adenylyltransferase: MSTIKKIGILGGTFDPPHVGHLRLATHFAKVLHLDALLLIPSGEPWQKGTGITPAETRLQLTEAAGIDLARAFLYLKIATQVGIDRIEIDRAGPSYAIDTVRVLRERYGADASLTWLMGADSLVALPSWNSWEKLSHYVNFAVATRPHHGLKMEISSEVGQFLKGHQTSDPAALENQPSGLIYIDEGLNVDLSSTELRDRLKSSSRGAIASEHIPTHTLEIITNLGLYQ; the protein is encoded by the coding sequence TTGAGCACCATTAAAAAAATTGGCATCCTCGGAGGCACGTTTGATCCTCCCCATGTCGGTCACCTAAGATTGGCAACCCACTTTGCCAAAGTGTTGCACTTAGATGCCCTACTACTTATCCCTAGCGGTGAGCCATGGCAAAAGGGTACTGGCATCACTCCAGCGGAAACACGCCTGCAACTAACTGAGGCTGCTGGTATCGATTTAGCACGCGCATTTTTATATCTTAAGATTGCTACTCAAGTAGGCATTGATCGCATAGAGATTGATCGCGCCGGTCCAAGTTACGCCATTGACACTGTTAGGGTATTGCGTGAACGCTATGGTGCAGACGCTAGCCTGACCTGGTTAATGGGGGCTGATTCCTTAGTTGCGCTACCCAGCTGGAACTCCTGGGAAAAACTCAGTCATTACGTCAATTTTGCTGTGGCCACTAGACCGCATCATGGTTTAAAGATGGAAATCAGTTCTGAAGTGGGTCAATTTTTGAAAGGCCACCAAACAAGTGATCCTGCCGCCCTTGAAAATCAACCTTCTGGCCTCATATACATCGATGAAGGCTTGAATGTTGACCTATCCTCTACCGAACTAAGAGATCGCCTCAAATCGAGTTCTCGGGGCGCTATCGCTTCTGAGCATATTCCAACCCACACCCTAGAAATCATTACAAATCTGGGCTTGTATCAGTAA
- the rlmH gene encoding 23S rRNA (pseudouridine(1915)-N(3))-methyltransferase RlmH, giving the protein MRLTIVSVGHKMPDWVATATHDYIKRMPADCSIEIKEIKPDLTPAKEALKIAAAIPKGSRVIALDERGKDQTTQNLATQLASWRQEGFDITFLIGGADGLDASLKTSAQAMWRLSSLTLPHAMARVMLVEQLYRAWTILQGHPYHRE; this is encoded by the coding sequence ATGCGCCTTACTATTGTTTCAGTTGGTCACAAGATGCCCGATTGGGTTGCAACCGCAACCCATGACTACATCAAAAGAATGCCTGCAGATTGCAGCATCGAAATCAAAGAGATCAAACCAGATCTCACGCCAGCCAAGGAAGCTCTCAAAATTGCAGCGGCCATTCCAAAGGGTTCCAGAGTCATTGCTTTGGATGAACGCGGCAAAGACCAAACTACTCAGAATCTAGCCACACAGTTGGCTAGCTGGCGTCAGGAGGGCTTTGATATTACCTTCCTGATCGGTGGCGCAGATGGCTTGGATGCTAGCCTGAAAACTAGCGCACAAGCAATGTGGCGGCTTTCCAGCCTTACCCTTCCCCACGCGATGGCAAGAGTGATGCTGGTAGAACAACTCTATCGAGCCTGGACCATACTCCAAGGCCACCCTTACCATCGTGAGTAA
- a CDS encoding nucleoside triphosphate pyrophosphatase, with protein MSNAVHSFIYLASQSPRRQELLKQIGVRFEMLLPAPGEDSESIEIPLPQEKARVYVERVTLAKSAAALARWQKSGLPWAPILCADTTVSLPNSPDGEILGKPVDAADAARILSMLSGQIHEVLSSVAITVSPNEKPIQLVQVSKVEFASLSPEQIAAYIASGEPFGKAGAYGIQGLGGAFIPSIAGSYSGIMGLPIYETQLLLNRAQVSSI; from the coding sequence GTGAGTAATGCCGTGCATTCTTTTATCTACCTGGCTTCGCAAAGCCCCCGTCGCCAAGAGCTCTTAAAGCAAATTGGCGTTCGCTTCGAAATGCTGTTGCCTGCTCCAGGTGAGGATAGCGAGAGTATTGAAATACCGCTCCCCCAAGAAAAAGCGCGCGTCTATGTAGAGCGCGTTACCTTGGCGAAAAGTGCAGCGGCACTTGCTCGTTGGCAAAAAAGTGGTTTACCTTGGGCCCCGATTCTCTGTGCTGATACTACCGTTAGCTTACCCAATAGTCCTGATGGTGAAATTTTGGGTAAACCTGTCGATGCAGCAGATGCGGCACGCATTCTGAGTATGCTGAGTGGCCAAATTCATGAAGTACTTAGTTCAGTTGCGATTACCGTTAGCCCGAACGAAAAACCCATACAACTTGTTCAGGTATCTAAAGTTGAGTTTGCTTCTTTATCTCCAGAACAAATTGCTGCGTATATAGCCAGCGGTGAACCCTTTGGTAAAGCTGGGGCCTACGGCATACAGGGCTTGGGCGGAGCCTTTATACCCTCTATTGCAGGCAGCTATAGCGGTATCATGGGGCTACCTATTTACGAAACACAGCTTTTACTAAATCGCGCCCAAGTCAGCAGCATATGA
- the rng gene encoding ribonuclease G, whose translation MNEEILINITPQETRVALIQQGAVQELQIERTRQRGIVGNIYLAKVARVLPGMQSAFIEIGLERTAFMHVADITQNNPQAQIEKLLFEGQTLLVQVLKDPLGTKGARLTTQLSIAGRNLVYLPPAGSDAATEKYIGVSQRIDQPEEREAIKSRLASLMADDEKGGIIVRTSAQDASDTELQHDMLYLRTTWDNIHAAMKHKPAPTLLYQDLSLAERVLRDVAGEETTQIRVDSAENFEKLKAFTTAYMPNLLGKLTLHRGERALFDLFDVDAEINKALGRRVDLKSGGYLMIDQTESMTTIDVNTGSYVGARNLDDTVFKTNLEAAQAIARQLRLRNLGGIIIIDFIDMAGKDHQESVLHELKRNLERDHARTSVSDFSALGLVEMTRKRTRESLAHITCEPCAICLGKGEIKTAQTICYEILREIVREHRQFNPKEFRIVAAPDVIDLFLEEENQFLAQLGDFIGKPITLQAEGSFRQEQYDIVLS comes from the coding sequence ATGAACGAAGAAATACTGATCAATATCACTCCGCAAGAAACACGCGTTGCTTTAATTCAGCAAGGGGCGGTTCAGGAATTGCAAATTGAACGTACACGCCAACGCGGTATTGTGGGTAATATCTATTTAGCTAAAGTAGCGCGCGTATTGCCAGGTATGCAGTCCGCGTTCATCGAGATTGGTCTAGAGCGCACTGCTTTTATGCACGTTGCCGATATCACTCAAAACAATCCTCAAGCACAAATTGAAAAATTATTGTTTGAAGGTCAAACCCTGCTAGTGCAAGTACTTAAAGACCCTTTAGGTACCAAAGGAGCACGCTTAACAACTCAACTGAGTATTGCTGGCCGTAATTTAGTGTATCTGCCTCCTGCGGGCAGTGATGCTGCCACCGAAAAATACATTGGCGTATCTCAGCGCATCGATCAACCTGAAGAGCGCGAAGCGATTAAGTCTCGTCTTGCTAGCCTCATGGCTGATGATGAAAAAGGCGGCATTATTGTCCGCACTAGCGCCCAAGACGCCTCAGATACCGAACTGCAGCATGACATGCTTTACCTGCGTACGACCTGGGACAACATTCATGCGGCCATGAAACATAAGCCAGCCCCTACCCTCCTCTATCAAGATCTCAGCTTAGCTGAACGGGTATTGCGTGATGTTGCCGGTGAAGAAACTACCCAGATCCGCGTGGATTCTGCTGAGAATTTCGAGAAGCTCAAAGCATTTACCACTGCTTACATGCCCAATCTTTTGGGCAAGCTCACACTCCATCGTGGTGAGCGAGCACTCTTTGATTTGTTTGACGTCGATGCTGAGATCAATAAAGCACTTGGTCGCCGTGTAGATCTAAAGTCTGGCGGCTATCTGATGATCGACCAAACAGAGTCGATGACAACAATTGATGTGAACACCGGTAGTTATGTCGGTGCACGCAATCTCGATGACACTGTTTTCAAAACTAACTTAGAAGCAGCTCAAGCCATTGCTCGCCAACTGCGCTTACGCAATCTTGGTGGAATCATCATTATTGACTTCATTGATATGGCTGGCAAAGACCATCAAGAGTCTGTATTACATGAACTCAAGCGCAATCTAGAGCGTGATCATGCCCGCACCTCAGTAAGCGACTTTTCTGCATTAGGCTTGGTAGAAATGACTCGCAAACGGACGCGTGAGTCACTGGCCCATATCACCTGCGAGCCCTGTGCTATATGCCTTGGCAAGGGTGAGATTAAAACTGCTCAAACGATTTGTTATGAAATTTTGCGAGAGATTGTGCGGGAGCACCGCCAATTCAATCCAAAAGAATTTAGGATTGTGGCTGCACCCGATGTAATTGACCTCTTCTTAGAGGAAGAGAATCAATTCCTCGCCCAGTTAGGCGACTTTATTGGAAAGCCTATCACTCTACAAGCAGAAGGCAGTTTCCGCCAAGAGCAATACGATATTGTTCTTAGTTAA